A window of Macrotis lagotis isolate mMagLag1 chromosome X, bilby.v1.9.chrom.fasta, whole genome shotgun sequence contains these coding sequences:
- the LOC141500331 gene encoding LOW QUALITY PROTEIN: mitochondrial nicotinamide adenine dinucleotide transporter SLC25A51-like (The sequence of the model RefSeq protein was modified relative to this genomic sequence to represent the inferred CDS: substituted 1 base at 1 genomic stop codon) encodes MKKTFFNMMDSEAHEKRRKILTSSQQDISHHAVNEFKHYLCGCCAAFNNIAITYPIQKILFCQQLYGLKTRGALLQLQKEGLRNLYRGILPPLMQKTTTLALMFGLYEDFSYILHXHISSPEIVTRSAATVLAGATEALLTPLERVQTLLQDHKHNDKFTNTYHAFKVLKSYGIGEYYRGLIPILFRNGISNVLFFGLLGPIKEQLPEAKSCTAHLIDDFISGGLLGAMLGFLFFPVNVVKTRMHSQIGGEFQSFPKVFEKIWLERNGKLTHLFRGAHLNYHRSLISWGIINATYEFLIKLL; translated from the coding sequence atgaagAAGACTTTTTTCAATATGATGGATTCAGAAGCTCATGAGAAGAGGCGAAAAATCTTGACTTCTTCCCAGCAAGATATATCTCATCATGCTGTTAATGAGTTTAAGCATTACCTTTGTGGCTGCTGTGCAGCCTTTAACAACATCGCAATCACATATCCCATTCAGAAGATCCTTTTTTGTCAACAACTGTATGGACTCAAAACCCGAGGTGCACTACTTCAGTTACAGAAAGAGGGATTGCGAAACTTGTACAGAGGAATTTTGCCTCCATTAATGcagaagaccacaacattagcACTTATGTTTGGTCTCTATGAAGATTTCTCTTACATTCTCCATTAGCATATCAGTTCTCCTGAAATTGTGACTCGAAGTGCAGCCACTGTCCTGGCTGGAGCAACTGAGGCCCTTCTTACACCACTGGAACGTGTGCAGACATTGCTGCAAGACCACAAGCATAACGATAAATTTACAAACACTTATCATGCTTTCAAGGTTCTGAAGTCCTATGGAATTGGAGAATATTATCGAGGTTTGATACCCATTCTTTTCCGTAATGGAATCAGCAATGTACTCTTTTTTGGCCTTCTAGGACCCATCAAGGAACAATTGCCTGAAGCAAAATCTTGTACGGCTCATTTGATtgatgattttatcagtggaggTCTATTGGGAGCCATgttgggatttttgttttttccagtgaATGTTGTCAAAACTCGAATGCACTCTCAGATTGGTGGGGAATTTCAGTCTTTTcccaaagtttttgaaaaaatatggcTAGAGCGTAATGGGAAATTGACACATCTTTTCAGAGGTGCCCATCTGAATTACCACCGATCCCTCATATCCTGGGGTATAATCAATGCAACTTATGAGTTTTTGATAAAGCTTTTATGA